From Pandoraea norimbergensis, the proteins below share one genomic window:
- a CDS encoding prepilin peptidase has product MANVLDLLAHAIKALPRESFAAMLGILGLFIGSFLNVVVWRLPRMLEVQWAREAAHWAGHMPPVTPIFNLAWPPSRCPRCDSRIPVWHNLPVVSYLLLRGRCSHCHVAISLRYPFVELSAGVMFAAIGWTFAPLMLYATMFAWCGFGAALLALSLIDAETRLLPDVITLPLLWIGLLLSVAGVTVPVSDAVLGAALGYVAMWLIAGGHFLLTGHEGLGGGDVKLVAACGAWLGWIGVPLTLAFGAVAATLAFGVLGILRGRTMCGPLPFGPWLAAGAVASALWGERFLGLWLYAGS; this is encoded by the coding sequence ATGGCGAACGTTCTGGACCTGCTGGCGCATGCGATAAAAGCGCTGCCGCGTGAGAGCTTCGCGGCGATGTTGGGCATTCTTGGCCTGTTCATCGGCAGCTTTCTCAACGTGGTGGTCTGGCGGCTGCCACGCATGCTTGAAGTGCAATGGGCACGCGAAGCTGCCCACTGGGCCGGACATATGCCCCCCGTCACACCGATTTTCAATCTGGCGTGGCCCCCCTCGCGTTGCCCACGTTGCGATAGCCGCATCCCCGTCTGGCACAACCTGCCCGTTGTGAGTTACCTGCTGCTGCGCGGCCGCTGTTCGCACTGCCATGTCGCCATCAGCTTGCGTTATCCGTTCGTTGAATTGAGTGCGGGCGTCATGTTCGCGGCCATCGGCTGGACGTTCGCGCCGTTGATGCTGTACGCGACGATGTTCGCGTGGTGCGGTTTTGGCGCGGCCTTGCTCGCGCTTTCGCTCATTGATGCGGAAACCCGCCTGTTGCCCGACGTGATCACGCTGCCCCTTCTATGGATCGGTCTGCTGCTGAGCGTGGCAGGCGTGACGGTGCCGGTGAGTGATGCGGTACTCGGTGCGGCGCTGGGCTACGTCGCAATGTGGCTCATTGCCGGTGGTCACTTTCTGCTGACCGGACATGAGGGGCTGGGTGGCGGCGACGTGAAGCTTGTCGCCGCCTGTGGTGCGTGGCTCGGATGGATCGGCGTGCCGCTCACGCTGGCGTTCGGCGCCGTGGCGGCAACGCTCGCGTTTGGTGTACTCGGCATACTGCGCGGCCGCACGATGTGCGGGCCGCTGCCGTTCGGCCCGTGGCTCGCCGCCGGGGCCGTAGCAAGTGCGCTTTGGGGCGAACGGTTTTTAGGCCTGTGGCTGTACGCGGGCAGCTAA
- a CDS encoding GMC family oxidoreductase — protein MDYDYVIVGGGSAGCALAARLADGLPGRTIALIEAGPPDNSFLVRLPLGLAALVPFRSRRNYGFRTTPQAGLGGRQGYQPRGRGLGGSSSINAMIYTRGHPDDYNDWAQAGCTGWGWNDVLPYFRRNENNERGADDWHGSGGPLNVANLRTVNPFSQHYVDAAREAGFPVSSDFNGAQYEGAGIYQVTQKDGERWNAARAYLHGKTRANLHVITDALVQRITFDGMRATGVTLQRRGALETLKARAEVILSAGAFNSPQLLMGSGIGPAEQLREHGIAVRVDSPNVGENLQDHIDFIINKYVAHSDLVGYTPPGLWHLLMQGVAYLRDKRGLLASNVAEAGGFLKSDPGLVRPDLQMHFLVGICDNHNRRLHLRRGLSLHACVLRPKSRGRVTLATGDMRDAPLIDPAFLQAQEDVDTLLRGARVIRRILAAPSLARFGGRELHSRGVESDEALTSLIRERADTIYHPVGTCRMGNDAASVVDTELRVRGVEGLRVVDASVMPTLIGGNTNAPSMMIGEKAADMILRQTQRHVGGVDVSHDRAANAGHATLAARVQPQA, from the coding sequence ATGGACTATGACTACGTCATTGTCGGTGGCGGCTCGGCGGGCTGTGCGCTCGCCGCACGATTGGCCGACGGCTTGCCCGGGCGCACGATCGCCCTCATCGAAGCGGGCCCGCCCGACAACAGCTTTCTGGTCAGGCTGCCGCTAGGGCTCGCGGCGCTGGTGCCATTCCGGTCGCGGCGCAACTACGGGTTTCGCACCACACCGCAAGCGGGTCTTGGCGGGCGTCAGGGCTATCAGCCACGCGGCCGGGGTCTGGGCGGATCGAGTTCGATCAACGCCATGATCTACACGCGCGGACACCCCGACGACTACAACGACTGGGCGCAAGCCGGTTGCACGGGCTGGGGCTGGAACGACGTGCTGCCCTACTTCCGGCGCAATGAAAACAACGAACGCGGTGCCGATGACTGGCACGGCAGCGGCGGCCCGCTCAACGTAGCGAATTTGCGCACCGTCAACCCGTTCTCGCAGCACTATGTCGATGCGGCACGCGAAGCGGGTTTCCCCGTTTCCAGCGACTTCAACGGTGCGCAATACGAAGGCGCGGGGATCTATCAGGTCACGCAGAAGGACGGCGAGCGATGGAATGCCGCGCGCGCGTATCTGCATGGTAAAACTCGCGCGAATCTCCATGTGATCACCGATGCACTGGTCCAGCGCATCACCTTCGACGGCATGCGCGCGACGGGCGTCACGCTGCAACGTCGCGGTGCGCTGGAGACGCTCAAAGCGCGTGCGGAAGTGATTCTCAGCGCCGGCGCTTTCAACTCGCCGCAGTTGCTGATGGGCTCGGGCATCGGCCCGGCAGAACAATTGCGTGAGCATGGCATCGCGGTACGCGTCGATTCGCCGAACGTCGGCGAGAATCTGCAAGACCACATCGATTTCATCATCAACAAATACGTCGCGCACAGCGATCTGGTCGGCTACACCCCGCCGGGTCTGTGGCACTTGCTGATGCAGGGCGTGGCGTATCTGCGAGATAAGCGCGGCCTGCTCGCGAGCAACGTTGCCGAAGCAGGCGGCTTCCTCAAGAGCGATCCGGGCCTCGTTCGCCCCGATCTGCAAATGCACTTTCTCGTGGGGATTTGCGACAACCACAACCGGCGTCTGCATCTGCGGCGCGGCCTGTCGTTGCATGCCTGCGTGTTGCGCCCGAAGAGCCGCGGCCGCGTCACACTCGCCACGGGTGATATGCGTGATGCGCCGCTGATCGACCCGGCTTTCCTGCAAGCACAGGAAGACGTCGATACGCTGCTGCGCGGCGCCCGCGTGATACGCCGGATTCTCGCGGCACCATCACTCGCACGCTTTGGCGGAAGGGAACTGCACAGTCGCGGCGTGGAATCGGACGAAGCACTCACGTCACTGATTCGCGAGCGCGCCGACACCATCTATCACCCGGTCGGCACCTGCCGCATGGGCAACGATGCGGCGTCGGTGGTCGATACCGAACTCCGAGTGCGGGGCGTTGAGGGACTGCGCGTTGTCGACGCCTCGGTCATGCCGACGTTGATTGGCGGCAATACCAACGCGCCGTCGATGATGATCGGGGAGAAGGCGGCGGACATGATCCTGCGGCAAACGCAGCGGCACGTCGGCGGCGTGGACGTCAGTCATGACCGCGCGGCCAATGCCGGACATGCAACGTTAGCTGCCCGCGTACAGCCACAGGCCTAA
- a CDS encoding isovaleryl-CoA dehydrogenase — protein MAEAWQTHDVTNQVPPLVDYNLYATDAALQGAVTTFNAGWHAKELHRQGARLGEAEVQQWAETANRHEPELQNFDARGNRIDHVEFHPAWHALMGLLRGAQLQSLPWAHPQAGAMAARTASYFLHAQNEAGSLCPTTMTFASIPVLSKVPSLFPTIKDKLFAPQHDPRDLPLAQKHTMLVGMGMTEKQGGSDVRTNTTVARALGGDTYSLVGHKWFFSAPQCDAHLVLARADDSDALSCFFVPRYTPDGHKNAVQIQRLKDKLGNRSNASSEVEFQGAYGTLVGAQGRGIPTIIEMATYTRLDCVIGSAAMMRTGVVQAIHHARHRTAFGAKLVDQDLMTTVLADLALESEAATWLAMRLAQSFDAAESDDDAPLERAWRRIVLPAAKFWVCKRALELAGECMEVWGGNGYVETGPLARLYREAPVNSIWEGSGNVMCLDVLRAIGREPEVAQAWFDWLGQRVGAHAPLRAALAQLHGWLAADPATHAVRARAIAQQIVLLAQAALLLEHAPAELAHGFVESRVTNHGGRVYGVMPDSLAVGVQREWLDRAFAG, from the coding sequence ATGGCTGAGGCTTGGCAAACCCACGACGTCACCAATCAGGTGCCGCCGCTCGTCGATTACAACCTGTACGCCACCGATGCCGCTTTGCAGGGCGCCGTGACGACGTTCAATGCCGGCTGGCATGCGAAGGAACTGCATCGTCAGGGCGCACGATTGGGCGAGGCGGAAGTGCAGCAATGGGCCGAGACGGCGAATCGCCATGAGCCCGAGTTGCAGAACTTCGATGCCCGCGGCAATCGCATCGATCACGTGGAATTTCACCCGGCTTGGCACGCGCTGATGGGGCTTTTGCGCGGTGCACAATTGCAATCGCTGCCGTGGGCGCATCCGCAGGCGGGCGCGATGGCGGCGCGCACAGCGTCGTATTTTCTGCATGCGCAGAATGAAGCGGGGTCGCTGTGTCCGACCACGATGACGTTTGCCAGCATTCCGGTGCTGTCGAAGGTGCCGTCGCTGTTTCCCACGATCAAGGACAAACTGTTCGCGCCGCAGCACGACCCCCGTGATTTGCCGCTCGCGCAGAAGCACACGATGCTCGTCGGCATGGGCATGACCGAGAAACAGGGCGGGTCGGATGTTCGCACGAACACGACGGTCGCCCGCGCGCTGGGTGGTGATACGTATTCACTGGTCGGTCACAAGTGGTTCTTCTCCGCGCCACAATGCGATGCGCATCTGGTGCTCGCCCGCGCTGACGACAGCGACGCGCTGTCGTGTTTCTTCGTCCCTCGCTACACACCCGACGGTCACAAGAATGCCGTGCAGATACAGCGCTTGAAAGACAAACTCGGCAACCGCTCGAACGCGAGCAGCGAGGTCGAATTTCAGGGCGCTTACGGCACGCTCGTGGGCGCGCAGGGACGCGGTATTCCCACGATCATCGAGATGGCGACGTACACGCGCCTCGACTGCGTGATCGGCAGCGCCGCGATGATGCGCACGGGTGTCGTGCAGGCGATTCATCACGCAAGGCATCGCACCGCGTTCGGCGCCAAGCTGGTCGATCAGGATCTGATGACGACCGTGCTTGCCGATCTCGCGCTGGAGTCGGAAGCGGCGACGTGGCTCGCCATGCGGCTGGCGCAGTCGTTCGATGCGGCCGAGTCGGATGACGACGCGCCGCTTGAACGCGCGTGGCGACGCATCGTGTTGCCCGCCGCGAAGTTCTGGGTGTGCAAGCGCGCGCTCGAACTCGCGGGCGAATGCATGGAAGTCTGGGGCGGTAACGGCTATGTAGAAACCGGGCCGCTCGCGCGCTTGTATCGTGAGGCGCCGGTCAATTCCATCTGGGAAGGTTCAGGCAACGTGATGTGCCTCGATGTGCTGCGTGCCATCGGGCGTGAGCCTGAGGTGGCGCAGGCATGGTTCGACTGGCTGGGCCAACGCGTGGGCGCACACGCGCCGTTGCGTGCGGCGTTGGCGCAGTTGCACGGCTGGCTCGCTGCCGACCCGGCAACGCACGCTGTGCGCGCGCGTGCGATTGCGCAACAGATCGTGCTGCTCGCACAGGCCGCGTTGTTGCTTGAACATGCCCCTGCCGAGTTGGCGCATGGCTTCGTCGAGAGCCGCGTGACGAATCATGGCGGCCGCGTCTACGGCGTGATGCCCGATTCGCTGGCCGTCGGTGTGCAACGCGAATGGCTGGATCGTGCGTTCGCGGGCTGA
- a CDS encoding coniferyl aldehyde dehydrogenase produces MLLPRFDAMRRAHDAAPQVGWPARKAHLKAVQAMLHQYREAFAKAIDEDFGGRSAEETDMLELFPSHGNLKHALANTRRWMRGTHGWANLWLLPARTAIVPQPLGVVGVIVPWNYPLFLAVGPLTDALAAGNRVMLKVSEVTPRFAEVFAKAVAEFFPAEWVTVVTGDAQVARAFSTLPFDHLLFTGATSIGHHVMRAASEHLTPVTLELGGKSPAIIGPGARWEHAVERIMLGKLVNAGQTCVAPDYVLVPREKLDAFVATARQVAARLYPDAVNNPQYTSIVSPRHFERLTGLAGEAAAQGATSHALFDAPAQAERRRLPPVVITGVHDGMRVMREEIFGPLLPVVPYDDLDAAIAYVNDRPRPLALYVFDTDDTRIDRVVDGTISGGVTINDTLLHVAEHGLPFGGVGSSGMGGYHGEAGFRTFSKEKPIFRQARFNGAGLLNPPYGKRFAMMIKQLLR; encoded by the coding sequence ATGCTGTTGCCACGTTTCGACGCGATGCGCCGTGCACACGACGCCGCGCCGCAAGTCGGCTGGCCGGCACGCAAGGCGCATCTCAAGGCCGTGCAAGCGATGCTGCACCAGTATCGCGAGGCGTTTGCCAAAGCCATCGACGAAGACTTCGGCGGCCGGTCGGCGGAAGAGACCGACATGCTGGAATTGTTCCCATCGCACGGCAACCTCAAGCATGCGCTGGCCAACACGCGCCGGTGGATGCGCGGCACGCACGGCTGGGCCAACCTCTGGCTGTTGCCTGCTCGCACGGCCATCGTGCCGCAGCCACTCGGCGTTGTCGGCGTGATCGTGCCGTGGAACTACCCGCTGTTTCTTGCGGTTGGACCGCTCACCGATGCATTGGCGGCAGGAAACCGCGTGATGCTCAAGGTCTCGGAAGTGACGCCGCGTTTTGCGGAAGTCTTCGCGAAAGCCGTCGCCGAATTTTTCCCTGCCGAGTGGGTGACCGTTGTCACCGGCGACGCGCAGGTGGCCCGCGCGTTTTCGACGCTGCCGTTCGATCACCTGCTGTTCACGGGAGCGACGTCGATCGGGCATCACGTCATGCGCGCGGCGAGTGAACACCTCACGCCCGTCACGCTCGAACTGGGCGGCAAGTCACCAGCGATCATCGGGCCGGGGGCACGCTGGGAGCATGCGGTCGAGCGCATCATGCTCGGCAAACTGGTCAACGCTGGGCAGACCTGCGTCGCACCGGACTATGTGCTGGTGCCGCGCGAAAAACTCGATGCATTCGTTGCGACGGCGCGTCAGGTGGCGGCTCGCTTGTATCCCGATGCAGTGAACAATCCGCAATACACGAGCATCGTCTCGCCGCGCCATTTCGAACGATTGACGGGGCTTGCGGGGGAAGCCGCGGCGCAGGGGGCGACGTCGCATGCGCTGTTCGATGCGCCTGCGCAAGCCGAGCGCCGACGCTTGCCGCCGGTCGTTATCACGGGGGTGCACGACGGCATGCGTGTCATGCGCGAGGAGATTTTCGGGCCGCTGTTACCCGTAGTGCCGTATGACGACCTCGACGCGGCCATCGCCTATGTGAACGATCGTCCGCGCCCGCTGGCGCTGTACGTGTTCGATACCGATGACACGCGTATCGACCGGGTGGTGGACGGCACGATTTCAGGCGGTGTGACGATCAACGACACTCTGCTGCATGTGGCCGAGCATGGGCTGCCATTCGGTGGCGTGGGATCATCCGGCATGGGCGGCTATCACGGTGAAGCCGGATTCCGCACGTTCTCGAAGGAGAAGCCGATTTTCCGGCAGGCGCGATTCAATGGCGCCGGTCTGCTCAACCCGCCGTATGGCAAGCGATTTGCCATGATGATCAAGCAGTTGCTGCGCTGA